One Cellulomonas taurus genomic region harbors:
- a CDS encoding ABC transporter ATP-binding protein, which translates to MTTPVLATDQVTRSFGATRALDGVTLRVESGRSVGIVGESGSGKSTLLRLLLGLDSPTSGTVTFRGEQLDRRDRGLLRRLRRDVQVVFQDPRSSLDPRMSVGAAVAEPLRSLKIPGDHRARVVEVLAAVGLDPEVAGRYPAQFSGGQRQRIAIARALAPSPSVLIADEPVSALDLSVRAQVVSLLDRLRAEQGLTLVLVSHDIGIVGRLCEETVVLHHGRVVEQGPTAQVLADPAEAYTRRLLDAVPRLD; encoded by the coding sequence ATGACCACCCCCGTGCTCGCGACCGACCAGGTCACCCGCAGCTTCGGTGCCACCCGAGCCCTGGACGGGGTCACCCTGCGCGTCGAGTCGGGCCGTTCGGTCGGGATCGTCGGCGAGTCCGGCTCCGGCAAGTCGACCCTGCTGCGGCTGCTCCTCGGCCTGGACTCCCCGACCTCCGGCACCGTCACCTTCCGCGGCGAGCAGCTCGACCGCCGCGACCGCGGGCTGCTGCGGCGGCTGCGCCGGGACGTGCAGGTGGTCTTCCAGGACCCGCGCTCGTCGCTGGACCCGCGGATGTCGGTCGGCGCCGCGGTGGCCGAGCCGCTGCGGTCGCTGAAGATCCCCGGCGATCACCGCGCCCGGGTGGTCGAGGTGCTGGCGGCGGTCGGCCTGGACCCGGAGGTCGCCGGCCGGTACCCGGCACAGTTCTCCGGCGGCCAGCGCCAACGGATCGCCATCGCCCGGGCACTGGCCCCCTCCCCCAGCGTGCTGATCGCCGACGAACCCGTCAGCGCCCTGGACTTGTCGGTGCGGGCCCAGGTGGTGAGCCTGCTCGACCGGCTGCGAGCCGAGCAGGGACTCACCCTGGTGCTGGTCAGCCACGACATCGGCATCGTCGGGCGACTGTGCGAGGAGACGGTGGTGCTGCACCACGGCCGGGTCGTCGAGCAGGGTCCGACCGCCCAGGTGCTGGCCGACCCCGCCGAGGCGTACACCCGGCGGCTGCTGGACGCGGTGCCCCGGCTGGACTGA